A single region of the Halopiger xanaduensis SH-6 genome encodes:
- a CDS encoding DUF7091 family protein has protein sequence MADRRRLERFLRSKLREAGEQYEQLRESTDGQLEEAREAYEVAKNARGLPSDEEDRAKIVCRRYAERRAAMLDDQFRPACYEAGHPDCEGCAEDVREGRIETWE, from the coding sequence ATGGCGGATCGGCGTCGGCTCGAGCGATTCCTCCGATCGAAGCTGCGGGAGGCGGGCGAGCAGTACGAACAGCTGCGCGAATCGACCGACGGGCAACTCGAGGAGGCCCGCGAGGCCTACGAGGTGGCGAAGAACGCTCGCGGGCTACCCTCGGACGAGGAGGACCGGGCGAAGATCGTCTGCCGGCGCTATGCCGAGCGCCGGGCGGCGATGCTCGACGACCAGTTCCGGCCGGCCTGCTACGAGGCGGGCCACCCCGACTGCGAGGGGTGTGCCGAGGACGTTCGCGAGGGCCGGATCGAAACCTGGGAGTGA
- a CDS encoding HalOD1 output domain-containing protein, with translation MDGEQSISLHVIEAVAAYEGVEPEALRSPLHSAIDPDALDALFRSADGEQGAVSVEFTYKGYRIQVDGPDAITVSEPAREADPQKEAV, from the coding sequence ATGGATGGGGAGCAATCCATCAGTCTGCACGTAATCGAAGCGGTCGCAGCGTACGAAGGCGTCGAACCCGAAGCCCTCCGGTCGCCGCTACACTCGGCGATCGATCCCGACGCACTCGATGCGCTCTTCCGGTCGGCCGACGGCGAACAGGGCGCCGTTTCGGTCGAGTTCACGTACAAGGGGTATCGAATTCAGGTCGACGGACCGGACGCGATCACCGTCAGCGAGCCGGCTCGAGAGGCCGATCCGCAGAAGGAAGCCGTTTGA
- a CDS encoding heavy metal translocating P-type ATPase: MTECTLCGLPAGDRPVRDDAVEGTFCCRGCLEVHRAVEGAEAEDRNEPAATDGNPAETLEALESGAVDDGDDAVASSTANDDLETAFLELEGMHCTTCERFLERIATDTEGVRGAQASYATEMIRLRYDPDAIDREELPAAISGFGYQALEPDADADEAGSGFALGEYRTIVAVLLAMPVMAPYLLFVYPTYLGIYPESFLYGSTIRTMVFVPLVVWSTLIVLGLGYPIFRSGYVSLAVRRPNVDVLVSVAVLAAYAYSIAAFAVGSRHLYFDVAVMVLVVVTVGERLETSVKRRAIDTHAELAAARETTVRLVVEDGSLEEVSREACEPGDQVLVSAGDRIPFDGTVLEGSGTVDESFVTGESIPRAAFVGDRVVGGAVLTDGTLTVETDGDSSTLDRLVELLWEVQSAESGAQRLVNAFAVAFVPLVVLLAGAAAGFWLLAGEPAGSALLIGLSVLVVSCPCSLGIATPLALAAGSERAAENGAAVLSANVLERITDSEIVVFDKTGTLTTGEMTVETVVADDSERVLEYAAAVESRSNHPIAAAIVEAAPSGGVQEGDREIADIEREARAVSGTVDGQRIRVGHPASFRGSSEPADESAGGARAWTVTDRLAEAVESAREGGCRPIAVGWDGAVRGVIAVRDQPRENWERVVSEVASADDARRIVVLTGDDERATGWLQEHPDVDDVFAGVRPESKEAIVRRLREDGTTTVIGDGTNDAPALARADMGIALESGTDIAMDAADIVVRDDDLESIPAVFEVSRATRRRIRQNLAWAAGYNLVAIPLAMAGAINPLIAAAMMGASSLVVVFNSGRGAVRGRRAGADRSRQWGPRAAGDARDGRSPDGPRDEAAG; encoded by the coding sequence ATGACCGAGTGTACGCTCTGCGGGTTGCCCGCCGGCGATCGACCGGTCCGCGACGACGCGGTCGAGGGGACGTTCTGCTGTCGGGGCTGTCTCGAGGTCCACCGCGCCGTGGAAGGTGCGGAAGCTGAAGACCGAAACGAGCCGGCTGCTACCGACGGAAACCCCGCCGAGACGCTCGAGGCGCTCGAGAGCGGCGCCGTCGACGACGGTGACGACGCCGTCGCCAGTAGCACCGCAAACGACGACCTCGAGACCGCGTTCCTCGAACTTGAGGGGATGCACTGTACGACCTGCGAGCGGTTTCTCGAGCGGATCGCGACCGATACGGAGGGCGTCCGCGGGGCGCAGGCGAGCTACGCCACCGAGATGATCCGACTGCGGTACGATCCCGACGCGATCGACCGCGAGGAGCTGCCGGCGGCGATCAGCGGCTTCGGGTATCAGGCGCTCGAGCCCGACGCCGACGCGGACGAGGCGGGCAGCGGCTTCGCTCTGGGCGAGTACCGGACGATCGTCGCCGTCCTGCTCGCGATGCCCGTCATGGCGCCGTACCTGCTGTTCGTCTACCCGACCTACCTCGGAATCTACCCCGAATCGTTCCTCTACGGCTCGACGATTCGGACGATGGTGTTCGTCCCGCTGGTCGTCTGGAGCACCCTCATCGTCCTCGGGCTGGGGTATCCGATCTTCAGGAGCGGCTACGTCAGCCTCGCCGTCCGGCGGCCGAACGTCGACGTGCTCGTCTCGGTCGCCGTGCTCGCGGCCTACGCCTACTCGATCGCCGCCTTCGCCGTCGGCTCGAGACACCTCTACTTCGACGTCGCGGTGATGGTCCTGGTCGTCGTCACCGTCGGCGAACGCCTCGAGACGAGCGTCAAGCGGCGGGCGATCGACACCCACGCGGAACTGGCGGCAGCCCGCGAGACGACCGTCCGGTTGGTGGTGGAGGACGGCTCGCTCGAGGAAGTCTCGCGGGAGGCCTGCGAGCCCGGCGATCAGGTGCTGGTCAGCGCCGGCGATCGAATCCCCTTCGACGGGACGGTCCTCGAGGGATCGGGGACGGTCGACGAATCGTTCGTGACCGGCGAATCGATCCCGCGGGCGGCGTTTGTCGGCGATCGGGTCGTCGGCGGGGCCGTCCTCACCGACGGGACCTTGACCGTCGAAACCGACGGGGACTCGAGCACCCTGGATCGGCTCGTCGAGTTGCTGTGGGAGGTCCAGAGCGCCGAGAGCGGCGCCCAGCGGCTCGTCAACGCCTTCGCCGTGGCGTTCGTCCCGCTGGTGGTCCTGCTCGCGGGGGCCGCCGCCGGATTCTGGCTGCTGGCCGGCGAACCGGCGGGGTCGGCGCTGCTGATCGGCCTCTCCGTGCTGGTGGTCTCGTGCCCGTGCTCGCTGGGGATCGCGACGCCCCTGGCGCTGGCCGCGGGGAGCGAACGCGCGGCCGAAAACGGCGCGGCCGTCCTCTCGGCGAACGTCTTAGAGCGGATCACGGACTCTGAGATCGTCGTTTTCGACAAGACCGGGACCCTGACTACCGGCGAGATGACGGTCGAAACCGTCGTCGCCGACGACTCGGAGCGGGTCCTCGAGTACGCGGCGGCCGTCGAATCGCGGTCGAACCACCCGATCGCGGCGGCGATCGTGGAGGCGGCGCCGTCGGGTGGAGTGCAGGAAGGGGACCGCGAGATCGCCGATATCGAGCGCGAGGCGCGAGCCGTGTCGGGGACCGTCGACGGACAGCGGATTCGTGTGGGACATCCGGCGTCGTTCCGTGGTAGCTCGGAACCGGCGGACGAATCCGCGGGCGGTGCTCGAGCGTGGACGGTCACCGACCGCCTTGCGGAGGCCGTCGAATCCGCTCGAGAGGGAGGCTGTCGACCGATCGCCGTCGGCTGGGACGGCGCCGTCCGCGGTGTGATCGCGGTTCGAGACCAGCCGCGGGAAAACTGGGAGCGCGTCGTCAGCGAGGTGGCCAGCGCGGACGACGCGCGGCGGATCGTCGTCCTCACTGGCGACGACGAGCGTGCGACCGGCTGGTTGCAGGAGCATCCCGACGTCGACGACGTCTTCGCCGGCGTCCGTCCGGAGTCGAAGGAGGCCATCGTCCGCCGGCTCCGCGAGGACGGCACGACGACGGTGATCGGCGACGGGACCAACGACGCGCCGGCGCTGGCCCGCGCCGACATGGGTATCGCCCTCGAGAGCGGCACCGATATCGCGATGGACGCGGCCGATATCGTCGTCCGGGACGACGACCTCGAGTCGATTCCGGCAGTGTTCGAAGTCTCGCGCGCGACGCGCCGGCGAATCCGGCAGAACCTCGCGTGGGCAGCGGGCTACAACCTCGTGGCGATTCCGCTGGCGATGGCCGGCGCGATCAACCCGCTCATCGCCGCCGCGATGATGGGCGCGAGCAGCCTCGTCGTGGTCTTCAATTCGGGCCGCGGAGCGGTTCGGGGTCGCCGCGCCGGGGCGGACCGGTCTCGTCAGTGGGGCCCGCGTGCGGCTGGCGACGCTCGAGACGGTCGGTCCCCCGACGGACCGCGAGACGAGGCGGCCGGATAA
- a CDS encoding cytochrome c oxidase subunit 3 has translation MGSAVDGDSSAQEEHGHGDGHGHSPPAPEDWPRGFGEASWWPLVTAVGIAGLYFGAALVLLSRGEEPLIGERLPPAVLVGGVAVFLAGLYGWTYHGFVSGYWERAAAQAGGGIDLRWGMVLFLATDVMTFSAGFVYYFFVRTGEWPPGELPHLLSSLVLVNTAILIASSVTLHVAHEGIREGHRRRFLGLLGATVLLGLVFVGGQLFEYYELLVVEGTGVTDVFGSAFFALTGLHGLHVALGVVILAIVFVRAMAGQFDSDRHIAVSTASMYWHFVDLVWVILVVILYVGSVA, from the coding sequence ATGGGGTCCGCCGTCGACGGCGACTCGAGCGCGCAGGAGGAGCACGGTCACGGCGACGGACACGGTCACAGTCCGCCGGCACCCGAAGACTGGCCGCGCGGATTCGGCGAGGCGAGCTGGTGGCCGCTGGTCACCGCCGTCGGGATCGCCGGCCTCTACTTCGGCGCCGCACTCGTGCTCCTCTCGCGCGGCGAGGAGCCGCTCATCGGGGAACGGCTCCCGCCCGCCGTGCTCGTCGGCGGCGTCGCGGTCTTCCTTGCCGGGCTCTACGGCTGGACCTACCACGGCTTCGTCAGCGGCTACTGGGAGCGCGCCGCGGCGCAGGCGGGCGGCGGAATCGATCTTCGCTGGGGCATGGTCCTCTTTCTCGCCACCGACGTCATGACCTTCAGCGCGGGCTTCGTCTACTACTTCTTCGTCCGGACTGGCGAGTGGCCGCCGGGCGAGCTTCCCCACTTGCTCTCGTCGCTCGTCCTCGTCAACACCGCCATCCTGATCGCGAGCAGCGTGACGCTGCACGTCGCTCACGAGGGGATCCGCGAGGGCCATCGGCGGCGGTTCCTCGGCCTGCTCGGCGCGACGGTCCTGCTCGGACTCGTCTTCGTCGGCGGGCAGCTGTTCGAGTACTACGAACTGCTCGTCGTGGAGGGAACCGGCGTTACCGACGTCTTCGGGAGCGCCTTCTTCGCCCTGACGGGACTGCACGGGCTCCACGTCGCGCTGGGCGTGGTGATACTCGCCATCGTGTTCGTCCGCGCGATGGCCGGGCAGTTCGACTCGGATCGGCACATCGCGGTGTCGACCGCGTCGATGTACTGGCACTTCGTCGACCTCGTCTGGGTCATCCTGGTCGTGATCCTGTACGTCGGGTCGGTGGCGTAA
- a CDS encoding DUF7541 family protein yields the protein MERERESEPVPESTREPDPSRSSAWPLVAALGIVAAEAGVLFGLVVIAVAGVLAVGASVAGMLHETGYAATPWRPLRLIGAVVAIASAAVWIAVAPAATPAALADAAATDGVAVRAAVVLGAAALLILAGFAGPVVSSRGRTGGRNLEG from the coding sequence ATGGAACGCGAGCGCGAATCCGAGCCGGTACCCGAATCGACGCGGGAGCCGGACCCGAGCCGCTCGAGCGCGTGGCCGCTGGTCGCCGCGCTCGGGATCGTGGCGGCCGAGGCCGGCGTTCTGTTCGGACTGGTGGTGATCGCCGTCGCTGGGGTCCTCGCCGTCGGTGCGAGTGTCGCGGGGATGCTCCACGAGACCGGCTACGCAGCGACGCCGTGGCGGCCGCTGCGGCTCATCGGCGCGGTCGTCGCAATCGCCAGCGCGGCGGTCTGGATCGCCGTTGCGCCCGCCGCCACGCCGGCCGCGCTCGCCGACGCCGCGGCGACCGACGGGGTCGCCGTGCGAGCGGCCGTCGTCCTCGGGGCGGCCGCGTTGCTGATCCTCGCCGGGTTTGCGGGCCCCGTCGTCTCGAGTCGCGGACGGACGGGCGGTCGAAATCTCGAGGGGTGA
- a CDS encoding DUF6789 family protein: MSERDETGSDATAEQAQAVSGAPFDQDDLDAELDITLRVVLSAFVGGALGLVAMVPILFVPPAFFDLFEADALVDVAELGRVLGLEPNLLLGILVFAAGGAVALPLLFVVAGAFLPPREPRYARAITFATIMWTGFIIAFWPGEYAGVLFLGLSLAAHWVYGYVLGRVMERLAYVPQHSV; encoded by the coding sequence ATGAGCGAGCGCGACGAGACGGGATCGGACGCGACCGCGGAGCAAGCGCAGGCGGTTTCGGGCGCGCCGTTCGACCAGGACGACCTCGACGCCGAACTCGACATCACTCTGCGGGTCGTGCTCTCGGCGTTCGTCGGCGGCGCCCTCGGCCTGGTCGCGATGGTGCCGATCCTCTTCGTCCCGCCGGCGTTTTTCGACCTCTTCGAGGCGGACGCGCTCGTCGACGTCGCCGAACTCGGCCGGGTGCTCGGCCTCGAGCCGAACCTCCTGCTGGGCATCCTCGTGTTCGCCGCCGGCGGGGCGGTCGCCCTGCCGCTGCTGTTCGTCGTGGCCGGGGCCTTCCTGCCGCCGCGGGAGCCGCGGTACGCGCGCGCGATCACCTTCGCGACGATCATGTGGACGGGCTTTATCATCGCCTTCTGGCCGGGCGAGTACGCCGGCGTGCTCTTTCTAGGGCTGTCGCTTGCGGCCCACTGGGTCTACGGCTACGTCCTCGGACGGGTGATGGAGCGGCTCGCGTACGTGCCCCAGCACTCGGTGTGA
- a CDS encoding cytochrome c oxidase subunit I codes for MLDTIPGVALAAIGLAALAAYYRLRTDRPATSFADGGTASVTVGLTGTEKPAGILRWFTTVDHKDIGLLYILFGTAAALWGATDAMMIRTELLVPESAVWNVETYNAVFTTHGLTMLFFFVTPVFTGIANYVLPLLLGADDLAFPRINAIAFWLLPPSLLMVRGGLITDIIGMVVGVLPVDVTLFEALEPVAMGWTMYTPLSVEMANPQISVALLGLHLSGVATTMAAINFIVTIFTERPPELGWDKLDIFSWNILVTSALILLAFPLLGSTLIMLLLDRNFGTTFFAIEGGGPMLWQHLFWFFGHPEVYILVLPAFGLVSLILPKFCGRRLFGFRFIVYSTIAIGILSFGVWAHHMFATGMDPRLRASFMAVSLAIAIPSAIKEFNWIATMWNGRLRLDAPLICIIGAMSTFVVGGITGVFLASVPVDLVLHDTHYVVGHFHLIVVGVIPLAMIAASYYWFPLITGRMYNQRLARAQTVLLIIGTFVTFIPLLILGYMGMPRRYGIYPVEFITLNQVASLGAFLLGVSVLLWVVNMIQSARVGPVVRDADVWNLKETGQFTREWQWFEERLEERRGELAPESDSESDATRARDSDDESES; via the coding sequence ATGCTGGATACGATACCGGGAGTCGCGCTCGCCGCGATCGGATTGGCCGCGCTCGCAGCCTACTATCGCCTCCGGACGGACCGTCCGGCGACGTCGTTCGCCGACGGCGGTACCGCCTCGGTGACCGTCGGCCTGACGGGCACGGAGAAACCGGCCGGCATCCTGCGCTGGTTCACGACCGTCGACCACAAGGACATCGGCCTGCTGTACATCCTGTTCGGGACCGCCGCCGCGCTGTGGGGCGCGACCGACGCGATGATGATCCGGACCGAACTGCTGGTCCCTGAAAGCGCCGTCTGGAACGTCGAAACCTACAACGCCGTCTTCACGACCCACGGGTTGACGATGCTGTTTTTCTTCGTAACCCCGGTGTTCACCGGCATCGCGAACTACGTGTTGCCGCTGTTGCTCGGCGCCGACGACCTCGCCTTTCCCCGAATCAATGCGATCGCGTTCTGGCTGCTCCCGCCCTCGCTCCTGATGGTCCGGGGCGGCCTGATCACGGACATCATCGGGATGGTCGTCGGCGTCCTCCCCGTCGACGTGACCCTCTTCGAGGCCCTCGAGCCGGTCGCGATGGGCTGGACGATGTACACGCCGCTGTCGGTCGAGATGGCGAACCCGCAAATCAGCGTCGCCCTCCTGGGATTACACTTGAGCGGGGTCGCGACCACGATGGCGGCGATCAATTTCATCGTCACCATCTTCACGGAGCGGCCGCCCGAACTGGGCTGGGACAAGCTGGACATCTTCTCGTGGAACATCCTCGTCACGAGCGCGCTGATCCTGCTCGCCTTCCCGCTGCTCGGCAGCACGCTCATCATGCTCCTGCTCGATCGGAACTTCGGGACGACGTTCTTCGCGATCGAGGGCGGCGGGCCGATGCTCTGGCAGCACCTGTTCTGGTTCTTCGGCCACCCCGAGGTCTACATCCTCGTGCTGCCGGCGTTCGGGCTCGTAAGCCTCATCCTGCCGAAGTTCTGCGGCCGGCGGCTGTTCGGGTTCCGCTTTATCGTTTACTCGACGATCGCGATCGGCATCCTTTCGTTCGGCGTCTGGGCTCACCACATGTTCGCGACCGGAATGGACCCCCGGCTGCGCGCGAGCTTCATGGCCGTCTCGCTGGCGATCGCGATCCCCAGCGCCATCAAGGAGTTCAACTGGATCGCGACGATGTGGAACGGCCGGCTCCGGCTCGACGCGCCGCTGATCTGCATCATCGGGGCCATGAGCACCTTCGTCGTCGGCGGGATCACCGGCGTCTTCCTCGCGTCAGTGCCGGTCGACCTCGTCCTCCACGACACCCACTACGTCGTCGGCCACTTCCACCTCATCGTCGTCGGCGTCATCCCCCTCGCGATGATCGCGGCGAGCTACTACTGGTTCCCGCTGATCACCGGCCGGATGTACAACCAGCGGCTCGCGCGGGCGCAGACCGTCCTGCTGATCATCGGCACCTTCGTCACGTTCATCCCGCTGTTGATCCTCGGCTACATGGGGATGCCCCGCCGGTACGGGATCTATCCCGTCGAGTTCATCACGCTCAACCAGGTTGCCTCGCTGGGCGCCTTCCTGCTCGGCGTGAGCGTGCTCCTCTGGGTGGTGAACATGATCCAGTCCGCCCGCGTCGGCCCGGTCGTCCGCGACGCCGACGTCTGGAACCTCAAAGAGACCGGCCAGTTCACCCGCGAGTGGCAGTGGTTCGAAGAGCGTCTCGAGGAGCGCCGCGGGGAGTTAGCACCGGAATCCGATTCGGAGTCCGATGCGACTCGAGCGAGGGACTCGGACGACGAATCCGAGTCGTAA
- a CDS encoding DUF6789 family protein, giving the protein MKRFPSAVAAGVSATTVMTLLLLLLEVETRSAMDIFYVIARFIGTPNDPAVGFALFVVAGVVAWPLLFLALEPYLPRGPDPAARGVVFASLLWVPFVITGRGDIGGPLLILFSAYTLFAHWAYGFTLGAVYGRLLDRA; this is encoded by the coding sequence ATGAAGCGGTTTCCGAGCGCGGTCGCCGCCGGCGTCTCGGCGACCACCGTTATGACGCTGTTACTCCTCCTGCTCGAGGTCGAGACCCGCTCGGCGATGGACATCTTCTACGTCATCGCCCGGTTCATCGGGACGCCGAACGATCCCGCCGTCGGCTTCGCCCTGTTCGTCGTCGCCGGCGTCGTCGCCTGGCCGCTGCTCTTCCTCGCGCTCGAGCCGTACCTTCCCCGCGGCCCGGACCCGGCCGCCCGCGGCGTCGTGTTCGCTTCCCTCCTGTGGGTGCCGTTCGTGATTACGGGGCGCGGAGATATCGGCGGGCCGCTGCTCATCCTGTTCAGCGCGTACACGCTGTTCGCCCACTGGGCCTACGGGTTCACGCTGGGGGCCGTCTACGGGCGACTGCTCGATCGCGCGTAG
- the coxB gene encoding cytochrome c oxidase subunit II has protein sequence MRGARRTVVIVAFLAALAVAAVPTVAVAGSVTDQVIRRLNRQLLYLAVPIAVLVEAILAYTVWRFRDNDEPEPTKENRQLEITWTIATALVLLFVGTASFYVLAQPTVSTVLDDPESNAEPGNAPEDAVEAHIVTEQWNYTFEYPEENVTTSESLVLPENRTAYLYITSEDVIHSVHVPELGLKQDALPGQYNLLRTEPTEQGEYRLYCAELCGRGHPEMLSTVRVVSEDEYERWLENPESALNESESNESSANGSAIDGGTDP, from the coding sequence ATGAGGGGCGCACGCCGCACCGTCGTCATCGTCGCGTTCCTGGCCGCGCTGGCGGTCGCCGCGGTGCCGACCGTCGCCGTCGCCGGGTCGGTGACGGACCAGGTCATCCGCCGACTCAACCGACAGCTGCTCTACCTCGCCGTCCCGATCGCGGTCCTCGTCGAGGCGATCCTCGCGTACACGGTCTGGCGGTTCCGCGACAACGACGAGCCGGAGCCGACCAAGGAGAATCGCCAGCTCGAGATCACGTGGACGATCGCGACGGCGCTGGTCCTGCTGTTCGTCGGCACGGCCTCGTTTTACGTGCTGGCCCAGCCGACGGTGTCGACGGTGCTCGACGATCCGGAGAGTAACGCCGAACCCGGCAACGCTCCCGAGGACGCCGTCGAAGCCCACATCGTCACGGAGCAGTGGAACTACACGTTCGAGTATCCGGAGGAGAACGTGACGACCTCGGAGTCGCTGGTCCTCCCCGAAAATCGGACGGCCTACCTCTATATCACCTCCGAGGACGTGATCCACTCCGTCCACGTCCCCGAACTCGGCTTGAAACAGGACGCGCTGCCCGGTCAGTACAACCTCCTGCGGACCGAACCGACCGAGCAGGGCGAGTACCGCCTCTACTGTGCGGAGCTGTGCGGTCGCGGCCACCCCGAGATGCTCTCGACGGTGCGGGTCGTCAGCGAGGACGAGTACGAGCGGTGGCTCGAGAACCCGGAATCGGCGCTGAACGAATCCGAATCGAACGAGTCGTCGGCGAACGGATCGGCGATCGACGGCGGCACCGACCCATGA
- a CDS encoding DUF6684 family protein: protein MLDWLSRETAVDASINAVPLVILAYFAVLFEAASPWSFDPLPVVLTHTLTLFPLVLLLIATYVVARVIERDAARS, encoded by the coding sequence ATGCTCGACTGGCTCTCTCGAGAGACGGCGGTCGACGCCTCGATCAACGCGGTGCCACTGGTGATCCTCGCGTACTTCGCCGTGCTCTTCGAAGCCGCCTCGCCGTGGTCGTTCGACCCGCTCCCCGTCGTCCTCACGCACACGCTGACGCTCTTTCCGCTGGTCCTCCTGCTGATCGCGACGTACGTCGTCGCGCGGGTGATCGAGCGGGACGCCGCCCGATCCTGA
- a CDS encoding amphi-Trp domain-containing protein: protein MTIGDETVDLEPPEYMNFEVEYEEEGDTRELEFELEWEERTEDLEIGSS from the coding sequence CTGACGATCGGCGACGAGACGGTCGACCTCGAGCCGCCCGAGTACATGAACTTCGAAGTCGAGTACGAGGAAGAGGGCGACACCCGCGAACTCGAGTTCGAACTCGAGTGGGAGGAGCGGACCGAGGACCTAGAGATCGGGAGTTCGTAA
- a CDS encoding OsmC family protein — protein MSESENVLPVEVEADRETPTKSTVTARSFELVIDEPEDMGGQDDGPNPLEYLLAGQAGCLNVTASQVAKDMDLALEDLEIEISGEFDVETFQTEQPDDHTGVRNIEVRMDIEADADQETLEEFGERVEKRCPVSNNIAEATDIGLTVERS, from the coding sequence ATGAGCGAATCCGAGAACGTCCTTCCCGTCGAGGTCGAGGCGGATCGCGAGACGCCGACCAAATCGACGGTCACGGCGCGAAGCTTCGAACTGGTGATCGACGAACCCGAGGACATGGGCGGCCAGGACGACGGGCCGAACCCCCTCGAGTACCTGCTGGCCGGGCAGGCCGGCTGTCTCAACGTCACGGCCTCGCAGGTCGCGAAGGATATGGACCTCGCGCTCGAGGACCTCGAGATCGAAATTTCGGGCGAGTTCGACGTCGAGACGTTCCAGACCGAACAACCGGACGACCACACCGGCGTCCGGAACATCGAGGTGCGGATGGATATCGAGGCCGACGCGGACCAGGAGACGCTCGAGGAGTTCGGCGAGCGCGTCGAGAAGCGGTGTCCGGTCTCCAACAACATCGCGGAGGCGACGGATATCGGGCTCACCGTCGAGCGGTCGTAG
- a CDS encoding dihydrolipoyl dehydrogenase encodes MEEYDFLVIGSGSGLEVANVAANRGQSVAVVEKGRLGGTCLNRGCIPSKMLLYRAEVRETIERSEAFGIDASVDDVAFADIVREVNEDVAESSDSIRRGLESSSQHDLYRAEGRFVDDRTIELSGGDRDGERLAAETVLVAAGTRPGVPPVEGLEGADYLTSREALRLEAPPDHLVIVGGGYIAAELGHFFGTFGSDVSIIGRRPHLLPDADEEVAREFTERMAERYDVYTGYEATAVSESAGKVTVEARPFPDDEDADRISVAGDELLVAAGRVPNTDTLNVSAAGIETDDQGFVETDEYLRTTADGVWALGDIVGEYLLKHSANHEAQAVARNLFGDDLEPVDYTAMPFAVFSSPEVAGVGATEAELRAADREYATRTQRYEDTARGSAMKAEGVVKPLVSLEGEILGCHIVGPDASTLIEEVVVAMKAGSGTVRDIRESIHIHPALSEVVQRAFSGQFERRGHEHAHGHGHDHGHSHDHDH; translated from the coding sequence ATGGAGGAGTACGACTTTCTGGTTATCGGCTCGGGATCGGGACTCGAGGTGGCGAACGTGGCGGCGAACCGCGGCCAGTCGGTTGCGGTCGTCGAGAAGGGACGACTCGGCGGCACGTGTCTCAACCGCGGCTGCATTCCCTCGAAGATGTTACTCTACCGCGCGGAGGTCCGCGAGACGATCGAGCGGTCCGAGGCGTTCGGGATCGACGCGTCGGTCGACGACGTGGCCTTCGCCGACATCGTCCGCGAGGTCAACGAGGACGTCGCCGAGAGTTCGGACTCGATCCGGCGCGGACTGGAGTCTTCGTCGCAACACGACCTCTATCGGGCAGAAGGTCGGTTCGTGGACGACCGGACGATCGAACTCTCGGGCGGCGATCGCGACGGCGAGCGTCTCGCTGCGGAGACGGTCCTCGTCGCGGCCGGCACTCGGCCCGGCGTTCCGCCCGTCGAGGGCCTCGAGGGCGCCGACTACCTGACGAGCCGCGAGGCGCTGCGCCTCGAGGCGCCGCCGGACCACCTCGTTATCGTCGGCGGCGGCTACATCGCGGCCGAACTCGGCCACTTCTTCGGGACGTTCGGCAGCGACGTCTCGATAATCGGCCGGCGACCGCACCTGCTTCCGGACGCCGACGAGGAGGTCGCCCGCGAGTTTACCGAGCGAATGGCCGAGCGGTACGACGTCTATACGGGCTACGAGGCGACGGCGGTTTCAGAGTCGGCGGGGAAGGTAACCGTCGAGGCGCGGCCCTTTCCCGACGACGAGGACGCCGACCGCATCAGCGTCGCCGGCGACGAACTGCTCGTCGCCGCCGGCCGCGTCCCCAACACCGACACGCTGAACGTGAGCGCGGCGGGGATCGAGACGGACGATCAGGGGTTCGTCGAGACCGACGAGTACCTGCGGACCACCGCCGACGGCGTCTGGGCGCTGGGCGACATCGTCGGCGAGTACCTGCTCAAACACAGCGCGAACCACGAGGCGCAGGCGGTCGCGCGCAACCTGTTCGGCGACGACCTCGAGCCGGTCGACTACACCGCGATGCCCTTCGCCGTCTTCTCCTCGCCCGAGGTCGCCGGCGTCGGCGCGACCGAGGCCGAACTCCGGGCCGCCGACCGCGAGTACGCCACGCGAACGCAGCGGTACGAGGACACTGCCCGCGGCTCGGCGATGAAGGCAGAGGGGGTCGTCAAGCCGCTCGTCTCTCTCGAGGGCGAAATTCTGGGGTGTCACATCGTCGGGCCGGACGCCTCGACCCTCATCGAGGAGGTCGTCGTCGCGATGAAAGCCGGCTCCGGGACGGTCCGGGACATCCGCGAATCGATACATATCCACCCCGCGCTCTCGGAGGTTGTCCAGCGGGCGTTTTCGGGGCAGTTCGAGCGCCGGGGACACGAGCACGCCCACGGACACGGCCACGATCACGGCCACAGCCACGATCACGACCACTGA